In Dehalococcoidales bacterium, a genomic segment contains:
- the tatC gene encoding twin-arginine translocase subunit TatC, which translates to MVTPVFKRDPYTGKRMPIKGHLVELRDRVAKSVVAMVITTGITLVFAKTLILILKRPAKGIEFQAITPTENIAVYFKVALAGGFIIAMPFLVYQMIAFIAPGLTSKEKKTIFQVLPFVTLLFAIGVAFAYFVALPPAMGFLGGFLSDVAENVWRLTEYVTVVTRMILYVGLIFETPLIIMILARMGLVTPQWLANKRKLWIVLAFVLSALITPTMDPINQSIIAVPLIILLELSIVLSRFVYKQRKEKEAAEAAA; encoded by the coding sequence GTGGTAACGCCCGTATTTAAAAGAGATCCCTATACCGGCAAAAGGATGCCGATTAAAGGGCATCTGGTAGAACTGCGTGACCGTGTCGCCAAATCCGTTGTGGCAATGGTTATTACAACCGGTATTACCCTTGTTTTTGCCAAAACTTTAATTCTTATTTTAAAGCGCCCCGCAAAGGGGATTGAGTTTCAAGCCATTACCCCAACCGAAAATATTGCCGTTTATTTTAAGGTTGCCCTGGCGGGCGGTTTTATTATCGCGATGCCCTTTTTGGTTTATCAAATGATTGCCTTTATCGCTCCGGGCTTAACTTCAAAAGAAAAGAAGACAATTTTTCAGGTTCTGCCCTTTGTTACCTTGTTGTTTGCAATAGGGGTTGCGTTTGCTTACTTTGTTGCCCTTCCGCCGGCAATGGGTTTCTTGGGCGGTTTTTTGAGCGATGTAGCCGAAAACGTTTGGAGGCTGACCGAATACGTAACCGTTGTAACACGTATGATTTTGTATGTCGGTTTGATTTTTGAAACCCCGTTAATTATTATGATATTGGCGCGGATGGGGCTGGTTACCCCGCAGTGGCTTGCCAATAAACGTAAACTGTGGATTGTCCTTGCGTTTGTACTGTCGGCGCTGATTACACCGACAATGGATCCTATTAATCAGTCGATTATTGCCGTACCGCTGATTATCCTCTTGGAGTTAAGCATTGTCCTTTCAAGGTTCGTTTACAAGCAGCGCAAGGAAAAAGAGGCGGCCGAAGCAGCGGCTTAA
- the tatB gene encoding Sec-independent protein translocase protein TatB gives MGLDLGFLEILVILVVALLVVGPDKLPEYARQFGKMMRDLRRMTRNFTGEVTKSLDMEDDFDDLKNTAKEIKGSLDSESLKIKNALDAEADEIAKTIDDEIRGVKERMDDETAQIADMLEKDSLEFNAATLEIKDSLKQGAQEVSSTLNEGTEKLNEFLKTDAPAIVDTVKKPLETPARNIDAPDDKTITPAEKSDTEGAE, from the coding sequence ATGGGTTTAGACCTTGGTTTTTTAGAAATACTGGTTATATTGGTAGTTGCTCTTCTTGTAGTCGGGCCCGACAAACTGCCCGAGTATGCGCGTCAGTTTGGTAAGATGATGCGCGATTTGAGAAGGATGACCAGGAATTTTACGGGGGAAGTAACCAAATCGTTGGATATGGAAGATGATTTCGATGATTTGAAAAACACTGCCAAGGAAATTAAAGGTTCACTCGATTCGGAATCCTTAAAAATCAAAAACGCCCTTGATGCGGAAGCGGACGAAATCGCCAAAACAATAGACGATGAAATTCGCGGCGTTAAGGAAAGAATGGATGACGAAACCGCTCAAATTGCAGATATGTTGGAAAAAGATTCCCTTGAATTTAATGCGGCAACACTCGAAATAAAAGACTCACTGAAACAGGGTGCCCAAGAAGTATCCTCCACATTAAACGAAGGCACCGAAAAGTTAAACGAATTCTTAAAAACAGATGCCCCGGCCATTGTCGATACGGTTAAAAAGCCCTTGGAAACACCGGCGAGGAATATCGATGCCCCCGACGACAAAACAATAACCCCAGCCGAAAAGTCTGATACCGAGGGGGCGGAATAA
- a CDS encoding twin-arginine translocase TatA/TatE family subunit has translation MPFKIGPFEIIAILLVIFIVFGAGKLPQFFEMFGKWKQDFKKHRQDDDEESEELATSKTRKKAKKG, from the coding sequence TTGCCGTTTAAAATCGGTCCTTTCGAGATAATAGCTATATTACTTGTCATCTTCATTGTTTTCGGGGCCGGCAAGCTGCCCCAGTTCTTTGAAATGTTTGGCAAATGGAAGCAAGATTTCAAAAAACACAGACAGGACGATGACGAGGAATCGGAAGAATTAGCTACATCTAAAACAAGAAAGAAAGCAAAAAAAGGCTAG